From a region of the Acidicapsa acidisoli genome:
- the nadA gene encoding quinolinate synthase NadA, which yields MNSFVEELPGVEVDTQDVASTETCSLENYLALPDHTMDDRIAAARAKLGSQVLMLGHHYQRDEVIRFADFTGDSYKLSKVASQTEARYIVFCGVHFMAESADLLGRQDADGNTIQQVILPDLNAGCSMADMAEISQVEAAWEALEKLGLTDGLVPLTYMNSTAAIKAFCGERGGLVCTSSNARAAFEWAFARGKRIFFLPDQHLGRNTGHAMGIPLEAMPVWDPWALQGGQTKSALEASRVILWKGHCSVHQRFLPSHVDQVRAKYPGIQVIVHPECRWEVCQKADALGSTERLIKIVEDSPSGSTFAIGTEIHLVNRLAKRFAAEGKKIITLDDSGCLCTTMYRISPQHLAWALENLVEGRVVNQIRVKRSVKHWARIALDRMLEIG from the coding sequence GTGAATTCTTTCGTAGAGGAACTGCCTGGCGTCGAGGTAGACACTCAGGATGTAGCAAGTACAGAAACCTGCAGTCTCGAGAACTATCTCGCCCTGCCCGATCACACCATGGACGACCGAATCGCAGCAGCCCGGGCCAAACTCGGCTCCCAGGTGCTCATGCTCGGCCATCATTACCAACGCGACGAAGTCATTCGCTTCGCCGACTTCACCGGCGACAGCTACAAGCTCTCCAAAGTCGCCTCTCAGACCGAAGCCAGATACATCGTCTTCTGCGGCGTTCATTTCATGGCTGAAAGCGCCGACCTCCTCGGCCGTCAGGACGCAGACGGCAACACCATCCAGCAAGTCATCCTTCCCGACCTGAACGCCGGCTGCTCCATGGCCGACATGGCGGAGATCTCGCAAGTCGAAGCCGCCTGGGAAGCTCTCGAAAAGCTCGGCCTCACCGACGGCCTTGTCCCACTCACCTACATGAACTCGACTGCGGCCATCAAAGCCTTCTGCGGCGAACGCGGCGGCCTGGTCTGCACATCCTCCAACGCCCGCGCAGCCTTCGAGTGGGCGTTCGCCAGAGGCAAGCGCATTTTCTTCCTTCCCGACCAGCACCTCGGCCGCAACACCGGCCACGCCATGGGCATCCCGCTCGAAGCGATGCCTGTCTGGGACCCCTGGGCATTGCAGGGCGGCCAGACAAAGTCGGCGCTCGAAGCCAGCCGGGTCATTCTCTGGAAGGGCCACTGCTCCGTCCACCAGCGCTTCCTGCCCAGCCACGTCGATCAGGTTCGCGCCAAATATCCCGGCATCCAGGTCATCGTCCATCCCGAATGCCGCTGGGAAGTCTGCCAGAAAGCCGATGCGCTCGGCTCGACCGAACGCCTCATCAAAATCGTCGAAGACTCCCCATCCGGCTCGACATTCGCCATCGGCACCGAAATCCACCTGGTCAACCGTCTCGCGAAGCGTTTCGCCGCCGAAGGCAAAAAAATCATCACCCTCGACGACTCCGGCTGCCTCTGCACCACCATGTACCGCATCAGCCCGCAACATCTGGCATGGGCGCTCGAAAACCTCGTCGAAGGCCGCGTCGTCAATCAGATCCGCGTCAAGCGCAGCGTCAAGCACTGGGCCAGGATCGCCCTCGACCGCATGTTGGAGATCGGCTGA
- a CDS encoding BON domain-containing protein, with protein sequence MKDTRVRHQFLLGSTAVLLGAIAIAGCNSSHPDEKSAVTTQLNNNQLSAVSVSQDRDKGVMTLTGNVDSPDQKTQAETLARQAAPDYTIADEIGVRPPGDSQAGSVASNRDSAIEDNFKAEIKEHKNLNDQSISASAKNGTLLLKGTVKTLKQKKEAEDLAKHVPNVQQVVNEIEVKPGKHSTANS encoded by the coding sequence ATGAAAGACACCCGTGTAAGGCATCAATTTCTGCTCGGTTCGACGGCTGTACTGCTCGGAGCCATCGCCATAGCAGGCTGCAACTCTTCCCATCCCGACGAAAAATCCGCGGTGACCACCCAGCTCAATAACAACCAGCTCAGCGCCGTCAGCGTCTCTCAGGACCGGGACAAGGGCGTAATGACGCTCACCGGCAACGTTGACTCCCCGGATCAAAAGACCCAGGCCGAAACCCTCGCCCGGCAGGCCGCCCCCGACTACACCATTGCTGATGAGATAGGGGTTCGTCCTCCCGGAGACAGCCAGGCCGGATCGGTCGCATCCAACCGCGATTCAGCCATCGAAGACAACTTCAAGGCAGAGATCAAAGAACACAAGAACCTGAACGACCAGAGCATCAGCGCTTCCGCCAAGAACGGAACTTTGCTGCTCAAAGGAACCGTGAAGACCTTGAAGCAGAAAAAGGAAGCGGAAGACCTCGCCAAGCACGTACCGAACGTCCAGCAGGTCGTCAACGAAATCGAAGTCAAGCCGGGCAAACACTCCACCGCCAACTCATAA
- a CDS encoding nuclear transport factor 2 family protein translates to MIDDVELIASAYQAFNARKMDSALETMQPNVDWPNGMEGGRVHGHGGVREYWTRQWAMIDPLVEPVGFAREGDGRVAVTVHQTVRDLKGTLLLDQMIEHVYRIENGLIQSMEIRELAAK, encoded by the coding sequence ATGATCGATGACGTGGAACTGATTGCAAGCGCCTACCAGGCTTTCAATGCGCGGAAGATGGATTCGGCACTGGAGACTATGCAGCCAAATGTGGATTGGCCGAATGGGATGGAAGGCGGACGAGTTCATGGCCATGGCGGAGTGCGGGAGTATTGGACGCGGCAATGGGCGATGATCGACCCGCTCGTCGAACCGGTGGGGTTTGCGCGCGAGGGCGATGGACGGGTTGCGGTCACTGTGCACCAGACGGTGCGGGATCTGAAGGGAACGCTTCTGCTCGATCAGATGATCGAGCATGTTTACCGGATTGAGAATGGGTTGATTCAGAGCATGGAGATCCGGGAACTGGCGGCGAAGTAG
- a CDS encoding Sec-independent protein translocase subunit TatA/TatB, with the protein MIAALEVPLTIQVASIGIPDTLFLMLLALVVFGPRRLPEIGRQIGKLMYEFRKVSNDFKFQMEEELRASEEADRQRKLQAAAAADEAKTLSEPTPVAQLEPGAGTTVIDPSYAAALEAENAAKITDDKASAEEAVAPAVAGEVRGEPRRFPHIQPPVTGETIAAQKPFRGRVEEAASETGDGPKETAQAPDAPAGVNAGTEEEAHHA; encoded by the coding sequence TTGATAGCAGCTTTGGAAGTTCCACTGACAATTCAGGTTGCGAGCATCGGGATTCCAGATACGTTGTTTCTGATGCTGCTGGCGCTCGTGGTTTTTGGGCCGCGGCGGCTTCCGGAGATCGGGCGTCAGATCGGCAAGCTCATGTACGAGTTCCGCAAGGTCTCGAACGACTTCAAGTTCCAGATGGAAGAGGAGTTGCGAGCCAGCGAAGAGGCGGACCGGCAGCGCAAGCTGCAGGCGGCTGCCGCAGCCGACGAGGCAAAGACTCTTTCCGAGCCGACGCCTGTGGCGCAGCTTGAGCCTGGGGCTGGAACAACGGTGATCGATCCCAGCTACGCTGCAGCGTTGGAAGCCGAAAATGCGGCCAAGATTACGGACGACAAGGCATCGGCGGAGGAAGCAGTCGCCCCCGCTGTTGCGGGCGAAGTGCGCGGGGAGCCGCGGCGGTTTCCTCATATCCAGCCGCCTGTGACCGGCGAGACCATCGCCGCGCAGAAGCCATTTCGCGGACGGGTTGAGGAAGCAGCGTCAGAAACCGGCGATGGCCCGAAAGAGACTGCACAGGCCCCGGATGCGCCGGCCGGCGTGAATGCGGGAACGGAAGAGGAAGCGCATCATGCCTGA
- the tatC gene encoding twin-arginine translocase subunit TatC: MPDFPNVPDAIDRAKAAVSERAELPGMSLFEHLDELRKRIIHSAIYLVAGYVVAVFFAPQLYSLMQEPLNKIHIQLNFTHPADLVNLRYIQIPLVGGAILASPFILFQVWLFIAPGLYQRERRFLIPFMTAAVGLFLLGAFLGYHFVFPGLLKFLITDLGSQLGIHPIISIEEYTSFFLSLILGMGATFEMPVVIIFLAMFGVVSPRFLWKNFRYAILIIFIIAAIITPTPDIPTLCAFAMPMLLLYLIGIGGAWWVHPDRRKKKEAVA, encoded by the coding sequence ATGCCTGATTTCCCGAATGTCCCCGACGCTATCGATCGCGCGAAGGCCGCAGTCTCCGAGCGGGCCGAGTTGCCGGGCATGAGTCTCTTCGAGCATCTGGATGAGTTGCGCAAGCGGATCATTCACTCGGCGATCTACCTCGTAGCGGGATATGTGGTTGCGGTCTTCTTTGCGCCGCAGTTGTACTCGCTGATGCAGGAGCCGCTGAACAAGATCCACATCCAACTCAACTTTACGCATCCGGCGGATCTCGTCAATCTGCGCTATATCCAGATTCCGCTGGTTGGAGGCGCGATTCTTGCTTCCCCGTTCATCCTCTTTCAGGTCTGGCTTTTCATTGCGCCGGGGCTGTATCAGCGGGAGCGGCGGTTTCTGATTCCGTTTATGACTGCGGCGGTGGGATTGTTCCTGCTTGGCGCCTTCCTTGGCTATCACTTCGTCTTTCCGGGCCTGCTCAAATTTCTGATTACCGACCTGGGCTCGCAACTGGGCATTCATCCGATTATCAGCATCGAGGAGTACACCAGTTTCTTCCTGTCGCTGATTCTGGGGATGGGCGCGACCTTTGAGATGCCGGTGGTCATCATCTTTCTGGCGATGTTCGGCGTGGTAAGCCCGCGCTTTCTGTGGAAGAACTTTCGCTACGCGATCCTCATCATCTTCATTATTGCGGCGATCATCACGCCCACCCCGGATATTCCAACGCTGTGCGCCTTTGCGATGCCGATGCTGCTGCTCTATCTCATTGGGATTGGCGGAGCGTGGTGGGTACATCCTGACCGGCGGAAGAAGAAAGAGGCGGTTGCGTGA
- a CDS encoding M28 family peptidase encodes MGHPVFSPTDPVLWVLFLLMLPASGLAQQHFRGDRALEITREFVAIGPRWCLSPGHAKAEAFLRNEFKHDQLEEDTFTANTPIGPVPMRNFIVRFPGKKDGVIVLTTHYETNYPLRNIGFVGANDGGSTTGLLIEIANELRGKVLDGYSVWLVFFDGEEAIERWQGTDNTYGSRHLAAKWGQDGTLKRIKAYMLADMLGDKDLNVQKESQSTPWLIDLVAQAARNTGHSKYFFQTEGAVSDDHLPFVQRGVPSIDVIDIDYGPHTQELPDGYHHTAQDTMDKISAKSLTVAGDVFLESIKLIDQK; translated from the coding sequence ATGGGGCACCCAGTTTTTTCTCCAACCGACCCGGTTTTGTGGGTTCTGTTTTTGCTGATGCTTCCTGCTTCAGGGTTGGCGCAGCAGCATTTTCGTGGGGATCGGGCGCTGGAAATTACGCGGGAGTTTGTGGCCATTGGGCCGCGCTGGTGTCTTAGTCCTGGACATGCCAAGGCGGAAGCGTTCTTGCGGAACGAGTTTAAGCACGACCAGCTTGAGGAAGACACCTTTACTGCCAATACGCCGATTGGGCCGGTGCCGATGCGCAACTTCATTGTGCGGTTTCCCGGCAAGAAGGATGGAGTCATCGTTCTCACGACTCACTATGAGACCAACTATCCGCTGCGGAATATCGGGTTTGTGGGCGCGAATGATGGCGGATCGACCACTGGACTGTTGATCGAGATTGCTAACGAGTTGCGGGGGAAGGTTCTGGACGGCTACAGCGTCTGGCTGGTCTTCTTTGACGGAGAAGAGGCTATCGAGCGCTGGCAGGGCACGGACAACACCTATGGCAGCCGCCATCTTGCGGCCAAGTGGGGCCAGGATGGGACGCTCAAGCGGATCAAGGCCTACATGCTTGCGGACATGCTCGGCGACAAGGATCTGAATGTGCAGAAAGAGAGCCAGTCTACGCCGTGGCTGATCGATCTGGTGGCACAGGCGGCACGGAATACCGGACATTCGAAGTATTTCTTTCAGACCGAGGGCGCTGTCTCGGACGATCATCTGCCATTTGTGCAGCGCGGCGTGCCGTCCATCGACGTGATCGACATTGACTATGGGCCGCACACACAGGAGCTCCCGGACGGATACCATCACACGGCGCAGGACACGATGGACAAGATCAGCGCGAAGAGCCTAACGGTTGCAGGGGATGTGTTTCTGGAGAGCATCAAGCTGATCGATCAGAAGTAA